The following DNA comes from Paraburkholderia phytofirmans PsJN.
GCGCGCGGTGCGCAGGCCGTCGTTGATCTTGAAGCTGTTGTCCATGTGCGGGTCGTTGATGAGACCCTTCCAGCCCACCGTCGTGCGCGGCTTTTCGAAGTACACGCGCATCACGATTTCGAGTTCGCCGGCGAAGCGCTTGCGCTGCTCGATCAGACGCCCCGCGTATTCCATCGCCGCCTTGGTGTCGTGAATCGAGCACGGTCCGATGATCACGATCAACCGGTCTTCCATGCCATGCAGAATGCGATGCATCGCGGTGCGCGAGTTGTAGATCACGTCGGACACCGTTTCGTCGCAAGCGAATTCACGGATCAAGTGAGCGGGCGGCGTGAGTTCTTTCAATTCGCGGATGCGGACATCGTCGGTGTTGTGCGGGGGCATGTTGTTCTCCAATCGGTTCGTAGCGTGTTCGCGCGGGCAATCAGGTTTGCGATGAAGCAGCAATGCCAGAGCGGACGATCATCAAAATTAAAGTTTCAAAGGCATGAGGCGAAAAAAAACCGCCAGGCTAGCTGGCGGTTTTTCGGGAATTCTCGGTGTCTTGCGTGCACTAACACCCCTCTCGATCCGCCAGCGGTCTGAGATGCCAGAAAAAGTAAAAATAAAACTTGGCGGACATGACGAATGAGGTCGCAGGTCAAAAAGGGTGAGTGACTTTATAACCCGCGCAGGCGGCGCTTGCAAGCTGCCGGGTGCAACAATGCGGAAATTCCGCATACTTCGCACGATGTATGCGCGAAGTATGCGTTTGCTGCAAATTCAGGCCGTGCCGCCGACCGTCATCTTCTCGATGCGCAACGTAGGTTGACCCACGCCCACCGGCACGCTTTGGCCTTCCTTGCCGCACACGCCGACGCCCGAATCGAGCTTCATATCGTTGCCGATCATGGTGACGTATTTGAGCGATTCCGGGCCGCTGCCGATCAGCGTCGCGCCCTTCACCGGGTACGTGACCTTGCCGTTTTCGATCATGTACGCCTCGGACGCCGAAAACACGAACTTGCCGTTGGTGATGTCGACCTGGCCGCCACCGAAGTTCACCGCATACAAACCGTTCTTCACGGAGGCGAGGATTTCCTGCGGGTCCTTGTCGCCATTGAGCATGTACGTGTTGGTCATGCGCGGCATCGGCAAGGCCGCGTACGACTCACGGCGCGCGTTGCCCGTGACCGGCATCTTCATCAGACGCGCGTTCAGCGTGTCCTGGATATAGCCCTTCAGAATGCCGTCTTCGATCAGCGTGGTGCACTGGGTCGGATTGCCTTCGTCGTCGATATTGAGCGAGCCGCGGCGATTCGGCAGTGTGCCGTCATCCACCACGGTGACGCCCTTGGCCGCGACCTGCTCGCCGATGCGCCCCGCGAATGCCGACGAACCCTTGCGGTTGAAGTCGCCTTCGAGCCCGTGGCCGATCGCTTCGTGCAGCAGCACGCCGGGCCAGCCCGGTCCGAGCACGACGGTCATCGCGCCGGCCGGTGCCGGGCGGGCGTCGAGGTTGACCAGCGCGGCGTGCACAGCGTCGTCGACGTAGCTGGAGAGAATCTCGTCGGTGAAATAACCGTAGTCGAAGCGGCCGCCGCCGCCGCCGCTGCCGATTTCGCGGCGGCCGTTCTGCTCGGCGATCACGGTGACGGACACACGCACCAGCGGACGAATATCGGCCGCGAAGCCGCCGTCGCTGCGCGCGACCAGCACCACGTCGTATTCACCGGCGAGGCCGGCCATGACTTGCTGGATACGCGGATCGCGGCCGCGCGCCATCTTTTCGATGCGCTCGAGCAGCTTGACCTTCGCGGTTGCGTCGAGCGAATGCAGCGGATCGGCCGGCAGGTAAAGATCGCGTCCCGCAATGCCGGTCAGCGACGACGCCACCTTGATCTTCTGCTTGCCGCCACCAGCCTTGCCGATGGCGCGCGTGGCGATGGCCGCCTGGCGGATCGCTTCGGGCGACAGGTCGTCCGAATAGGCGAAAGCCGTGCGGTCGCCCGACACGGCGCGCACGCCGACGCCCTGGTCGATGCTGAAGCTGCCCGATTTCACGATGCCTTCTTCGAGACTCCACGCTTCGCTGCGCGTGTACTGGAAGTACAGGTCGGCGTAGTCGATCTTATGCGTGAAGATTTCGGCGAGCGTGCGGGTGAGCAGGGCTTCGTCAAGACCGTAGGGCGTCAGCAGGATGTCCTTGGCGGTGGCGAGATTACGGATACCGGGTTCGATGATGTTCATGCGAAGTATGTTCTGCTCGATACGAAGGATTCGGTTAGCGCCTCTGTCACACACTATATGAGTCGGGGGCGCCGCAGTTTCAATGTCACGCGAAGGGGTTGATCAACTGAGCACGCGATGACGCCAGGCGGGCAGACTCTGTCGCACTTCGTCGATGCGGGCACGCTCGAGATTGCCGGCGACCACGCCCGCGCCTTCGTCGCGCACCGCGACGATTTCGCCCCACGGGTCGATCAGCATGCTGTGGCCCCACGTGCGGCGGCCGTTTTCATGTTTGCCGCCTTGCGCCGCGGCCAGCACGTAACACTGGTTTTCGACCGCCCGGGCGCGCAGCAGCATTTCCCAGTGCGCGCGGCCGGTCGTGTAGGTGAACGCCGACGGCACCACGACCAGCGCGCAGTCGCCCATGCGCCGGTACAGCTCCGGAAAGCGCAGATCGTAGCAGACCGACAGACCGACGCGGCCGAACGGCGCCTCGAAGGTGCGAACCTCGCCGCCGGGGCAGATGGTGCGCGCCTCGTCGAA
Coding sequences within:
- the tldD gene encoding metalloprotease TldD; the protein is MNIIEPGIRNLATAKDILLTPYGLDEALLTRTLAEIFTHKIDYADLYFQYTRSEAWSLEEGIVKSGSFSIDQGVGVRAVSGDRTAFAYSDDLSPEAIRQAAIATRAIGKAGGGKQKIKVASSLTGIAGRDLYLPADPLHSLDATAKVKLLERIEKMARGRDPRIQQVMAGLAGEYDVVLVARSDGGFAADIRPLVRVSVTVIAEQNGRREIGSGGGGGRFDYGYFTDEILSSYVDDAVHAALVNLDARPAPAGAMTVVLGPGWPGVLLHEAIGHGLEGDFNRKGSSAFAGRIGEQVAAKGVTVVDDGTLPNRRGSLNIDDEGNPTQCTTLIEDGILKGYIQDTLNARLMKMPVTGNARRESYAALPMPRMTNTYMLNGDKDPQEILASVKNGLYAVNFGGGQVDITNGKFVFSASEAYMIENGKVTYPVKGATLIGSGPESLKYVTMIGNDMKLDSGVGVCGKEGQSVPVGVGQPTLRIEKMTVGGTA